One window of Salegentibacter sp. Hel_I_6 genomic DNA carries:
- a CDS encoding RNA methyltransferase produces the protein MQKIDIITHLETFLKPRRIALFDKVIAERTNHFTVATQDVYQLHNTSAVIRSCEVFGIQNIHVVEERKPKRIDREIAMGAQKWVDVNRYSTSKECIETLRNKGYQIVATTPYGESTNLEDFDIKKPSVIFFGTEKDGLSDEILEEADCRLKIPMFGFTESLNISVSAAIILQSITSNLRSSEIPWYLSENEKLDLKYEWLKKCIKNSDSIISQYNLENP, from the coding sequence ATGCAAAAAATAGATATTATTACTCATCTTGAGACTTTTCTAAAACCACGCCGCATTGCTTTATTCGATAAAGTAATCGCTGAACGTACAAATCATTTCACCGTGGCCACACAAGATGTATATCAGTTGCATAACACCAGTGCGGTGATAAGGAGTTGTGAAGTTTTTGGAATTCAAAATATACACGTGGTTGAAGAGCGCAAACCAAAACGAATAGACCGGGAGATTGCTATGGGTGCTCAAAAATGGGTAGATGTAAATCGATACTCAACTTCAAAGGAGTGTATAGAAACATTACGCAATAAAGGTTACCAGATTGTGGCAACCACTCCTTACGGTGAAAGTACAAATCTTGAAGATTTCGATATTAAAAAACCTTCCGTTATTTTCTTCGGAACCGAAAAGGACGGTTTAAGCGATGAAATATTGGAGGAAGCAGATTGCAGATTGAAAATCCCTATGTTTGGTTTTACTGAAAGTCTTAATATTTCAGTTTCAGCAGCTATTATTTTGCAATCTATTACTTCAAACTTAAGAAGCAGTGAAATTCCCTGGTATCTTTCTGAAAATGAGAAACTAGATCTGAAATATGAATGGCTGAAAAAGTGTATTAAAAATTCAGATTCAATAATATCACAATACAATTTAGAAAATCCTTAA
- the rlmH gene encoding 23S rRNA (pseudouridine(1915)-N(3))-methyltransferase RlmH, giving the protein MTIKLLCIGKTDNRELKQLIEVYKNRLQFYNKFEIEIIPDLKKTKNLDENQQKEKEGELILARVQNSDFLVLLDENGREFSSEKFSAYIQKRLNSGLKQLIFVIGGPYGFSESVYQRADAKVALSQMTFSHQMVRLFFTEQLYRAFTILRNEPYHHR; this is encoded by the coding sequence ATGACTATAAAATTACTGTGCATAGGAAAGACCGACAACAGGGAGCTAAAACAGCTTATTGAAGTTTATAAAAACCGCCTGCAGTTTTACAATAAATTTGAAATTGAAATTATTCCAGATCTTAAAAAAACAAAGAACCTGGATGAAAATCAACAGAAAGAAAAAGAAGGTGAATTAATCCTGGCCAGGGTTCAAAATTCAGACTTCTTAGTCCTTTTAGATGAAAACGGAAGAGAGTTCTCTTCGGAAAAATTTTCAGCATATATTCAGAAAAGATTGAACAGCGGTCTAAAACAGCTAATTTTTGTGATTGGCGGACCATATGGCTTTTCTGAATCGGTTTATCAAAGAGCTGATGCTAAAGTTGCACTTTCACAAATGACTTTCTCACACCAAATGGTGCGATTATTTTTTACCGAACAATTATACCGTGCTTTTACCATCTTAAGAAATGAACCCTACCACCACCGCTAA
- the nadC gene encoding carboxylating nicotinate-nucleotide diphosphorylase: MISKAQFEKEINLIIDNAIREDVGEGDHSSLACIPADATGEAKLLVKDKGILAGVDFALKVFEKVDPKLNVEVLINDGNAIDRGDIVFYVDGSSQSILKAERLVLNAMQRMSAIATKTNIFVQKLEGTKTKILDTRKTTPGIRALEKWAVKIGGGENHRFALYDMIMLKDNHIDFAGGITKAINKTKDYLKSNQLDLKIIVEARNLKEIEEILKSEGVYRILIDNFNYEDTRQAVSLINGKCLTESSGGITLETALKYAECGVDYISSGALTHSVYNLDLSLKAI, from the coding sequence ATGATCTCAAAAGCACAATTTGAAAAAGAAATAAATTTAATTATAGATAATGCCATTCGGGAAGATGTGGGAGAAGGTGATCATAGTTCCCTAGCCTGTATTCCTGCTGATGCTACGGGGGAAGCCAAGCTACTGGTGAAGGATAAAGGAATTCTGGCCGGAGTAGATTTTGCTTTAAAAGTCTTTGAAAAGGTTGATCCAAAATTGAATGTTGAAGTTCTTATAAACGACGGTAATGCTATAGATCGTGGCGATATTGTTTTCTATGTTGATGGAAGTTCACAATCTATATTAAAGGCCGAAAGGTTAGTGTTGAATGCCATGCAAAGAATGAGTGCCATTGCAACTAAAACCAACATATTTGTTCAAAAATTAGAAGGAACAAAAACAAAAATTTTGGATACCCGAAAAACTACCCCGGGGATAAGAGCTTTAGAAAAATGGGCTGTAAAAATTGGGGGTGGCGAAAATCACAGGTTTGCTTTATATGATATGATCATGCTTAAAGACAATCATATAGATTTCGCCGGTGGAATTACCAAGGCGATCAACAAAACTAAAGATTACCTTAAAAGCAATCAACTTGATCTTAAAATAATTGTAGAGGCAAGAAATTTAAAGGAAATTGAAGAAATTCTAAAAAGCGAAGGGGTTTACCGCATTTTGATTGATAATTTTAATTATGAAGATACGCGACAGGCGGTAAGCTTGATTAATGGAAAATGCCTCACAGAATCCAGTGGAGGGATTACACTGGAAACGGCCCTAAAATATGCGGAGTGTGGGGTAGATTATATTTCTAGTGGTGCCTTAACGCATTCGGTTTATAATTTAGATCTCAGTCTAAAAGCAATCTAA
- a CDS encoding non-canonical purine NTP diphosphatase: MELVFATHNKNKLIEIKALLPHYITLLSLDDIGCNEDIPETADTIEGNAILKAEHVRHRYGYNCFADDTGLEVEALNGEPGVHSARYAGEEKDDKQNVAKLLEELKDKKNRNAQFKTAIALNLNDNQNLFTGICKGEIIKGRLGDKGFGYDPVFKPLDFETTFAEMSLTEKSEISHRGKAFRALIAYLSK; the protein is encoded by the coding sequence ATGGAACTCGTATTCGCTACGCACAATAAAAATAAACTCATTGAGATTAAGGCACTTTTGCCACATTATATTACACTTTTATCCTTAGATGATATTGGGTGTAATGAAGATATTCCTGAAACTGCTGATACTATAGAAGGAAATGCTATTTTAAAGGCAGAACATGTTAGGCATCGTTATGGCTACAATTGTTTTGCAGACGATACAGGGCTTGAAGTTGAGGCATTAAATGGAGAACCGGGAGTTCACTCTGCCCGCTATGCTGGAGAAGAGAAAGACGACAAACAAAATGTTGCTAAACTACTGGAGGAATTAAAGGATAAGAAAAATCGTAATGCACAGTTTAAAACTGCTATTGCATTAAATTTAAACGACAATCAAAATCTTTTCACCGGAATTTGCAAAGGTGAAATTATAAAGGGGAGACTTGGAGATAAGGGCTTTGGTTACGATCCGGTATTTAAACCACTTGATTTTGAAACTACTTTTGCCGAAATGAGCTTAACTGAAAAATCTGAAATAAGTCACCGCGGAAAAGCTTTTAGAGCGCTAATAGCCTATCTTTCAAAATAA
- a CDS encoding SRPBCC family protein, whose protein sequence is MTLFFYLLIAFITFIAFLHAWAKKRYDISRTMVINSPRDVVFSNVRQLKKHPLWVPWFSKYPGAILKFKGDDGQPGAAIYWKSKNNEIGEGTQKIIKVKHPRVFETRVLFVKPIKVSLLTYFAVKELEPGKSKVVWGIRGSLPCPLSVISLFYSPDKLMGQDLEKGLTKLKTRMEKSIKI, encoded by the coding sequence ATGACCCTCTTTTTCTACCTGCTTATAGCTTTTATTACTTTCATTGCTTTTTTACACGCCTGGGCGAAGAAGCGATATGATATAAGTCGAACCATGGTGATTAATTCTCCCCGTGATGTTGTATTTAGTAATGTAAGGCAATTGAAAAAACATCCGTTGTGGGTGCCCTGGTTTTCAAAATATCCGGGTGCAATCTTAAAATTTAAGGGAGATGATGGGCAACCTGGTGCAGCTATATACTGGAAATCTAAAAATAATGAAATAGGGGAGGGAACGCAGAAGATTATAAAAGTGAAACATCCAAGAGTTTTTGAAACCAGGGTGTTATTTGTAAAGCCAATTAAGGTGAGTTTATTAACTTATTTTGCTGTGAAGGAGCTGGAACCTGGTAAATCTAAAGTAGTATGGGGAATTAGGGGAAGTTTACCTTGTCCATTATCTGTAATTAGCCTTTTCTACAGTCCAGATAAATTAATGGGTCAAGATCTTGAGAAAGGGCTTACTAAATTAAAAACCAGGATGGAGAAATCAATAAAGATCTAA
- a CDS encoding DUF2147 domain-containing protein, giving the protein MKTKFNLLNLLFFGLILISSGLQAQGVFGKWKVVNEAGRVNSIIEIYEEDDIVHGKVIRITKEEHRDRKCTECPGELKNKPIEGLNVIRDFVKEGDEYVDGTLIDPKSGKEYKGKIWVDESNPDKLNVRGYIAFFYKTKVWERVE; this is encoded by the coding sequence ATGAAAACCAAATTCAACTTACTTAACCTATTATTTTTCGGATTAATCCTGATTTCTTCAGGGCTACAGGCGCAAGGAGTGTTTGGCAAATGGAAAGTGGTGAATGAAGCCGGCCGGGTAAATTCTATAATAGAAATTTATGAAGAGGATGATATAGTTCATGGTAAAGTAATACGCATTACCAAGGAGGAACATCGCGATCGTAAATGCACCGAATGTCCCGGAGAACTCAAAAACAAACCTATTGAAGGTCTAAATGTGATTCGCGATTTTGTTAAAGAAGGCGATGAATATGTAGATGGAACTTTAATAGATCCAAAATCTGGGAAAGAGTATAAAGGTAAAATTTGGGTTGACGAAAGCAATCCAGATAAATTAAATGTGAGAGGATATATCGCTTTTTTCTATAAAACAAAGGTTTGGGAAAGAGTAGAATAA
- a CDS encoding YihY/virulence factor BrkB family protein produces MAPKKAFLSKLEQFSNWWETKTKGIILPGFDGLSLYDLWEIYSGGIIKGTFSTRASAIAFSFFMALFPFLLFMLNLIPYVNFIDDFQLQFLVFMDSLLPPNTSDFFNDIFLDIANTPRGGLLSIAFIVSIFLMTNGINAIFTGFEFSYHTNANRSIIRQYLVAVGVSLIMSLLLLLTVILAVYLTYAVTDFNELGLRFMDVNPSVVKYFVFILLIYTAVATLYYFGTKEARQARFFSVGASFTTLLIVTFTYLFGLYIENFSTYNELYGSIGALLILMVYIWLNSNILLLGFELNASLIKMKKKIK; encoded by the coding sequence ATGGCTCCAAAGAAAGCCTTTCTGTCTAAATTAGAGCAATTTTCCAATTGGTGGGAGACTAAAACCAAAGGAATAATATTGCCCGGTTTTGATGGATTGTCGCTTTACGATCTTTGGGAAATTTATTCAGGTGGGATTATAAAAGGAACTTTCTCTACCCGTGCAAGCGCTATCGCGTTTAGCTTTTTTATGGCGCTTTTTCCTTTTTTGCTATTTATGCTTAACCTAATTCCGTATGTAAACTTTATAGATGATTTTCAGTTGCAATTTCTTGTATTTATGGATTCACTTTTACCTCCAAATACATCAGATTTTTTCAATGACATATTTCTGGATATTGCAAATACTCCTCGTGGGGGTTTACTTTCTATTGCTTTCATAGTTTCCATTTTTTTGATGACCAATGGGATAAACGCCATATTCACCGGTTTTGAATTCTCTTACCATACCAATGCAAACAGGTCTATAATAAGACAGTATCTGGTAGCGGTAGGAGTTTCACTAATTATGTCTTTGCTTTTATTGCTTACGGTAATTCTAGCCGTCTATTTAACCTACGCGGTAACCGATTTTAATGAGTTGGGACTGCGTTTTATGGATGTTAACCCATCTGTAGTGAAGTATTTTGTATTTATATTACTCATTTATACAGCGGTTGCTACTTTATATTATTTTGGTACCAAGGAAGCGCGCCAGGCTCGTTTCTTTTCAGTAGGAGCTTCATTTACAACATTGCTAATTGTGACCTTTACCTATTTATTTGGTTTATATATTGAAAATTTTTCTACTTATAATGAGCTTTATGGCTCGATTGGTGCATTATTAATATTAATGGTGTATATCTGGCTGAATTCTAATATATTGCTCTTAGGATTCGAATTAAATGCATCTTTAATAAAAATGAAGAAAAAAATTAAATAA
- a CDS encoding DEAD/DEAH box helicase: MNKFEQLGLNPSILKAVEEMGFTDPSEIQEKAIPVLLNEDTDMVALAQTGTGKTAAFGFPLIQKIDVSKKHTQALILSPTRELCLQITNELKNYSKFEKGLNPVAIYGGASITDQARQIERGAQIIVATPGRMQDMINRNLVNISKIEYCVLDEADEMLNMGFFEDIKAILSHTPKEKHTWLFSATMPKEVATIAKKFMRTPIEITVGSKNQGTSNVSHEFYLVNSRQRYEALKRLADANPDIFSVIFCRTKRDTQKVAEKLIEDGYSAAALHGDLSQNQRDLVMKSFRNKQIQMLVATDVAARGIDVDDITHVINYQLPDEIETYTHRSGRTGRAGKSGVSMVIVTKSEMRKIKSIERIIQQKFEQKDIPDGMEICRVQLFHLANDIKETKINHDIDAYLPGINEVLEDFTKEELIKKFFSVEFTRFFNYYKNSEGLSSPSAPADGGGSGDSTRYFINVGAKDDFDWMSLKDFLKATLDLGRDDVYKVDVKDSFSFFNTDAKNTETVLSTFKDFKHQGRYINVEETTDTGGRGKRGGGGGGRKGGKFNKGGGKPDFKGGGRRRSDDFKGGSGKGKKSGNRSKNIESSIKRRRSKN, encoded by the coding sequence ATGAACAAATTTGAACAATTAGGTTTAAACCCTTCAATTCTTAAAGCAGTCGAAGAAATGGGTTTTACAGACCCGAGTGAAATACAGGAAAAAGCGATTCCTGTTTTACTAAATGAAGATACCGATATGGTGGCATTAGCCCAAACCGGTACAGGAAAGACAGCTGCTTTTGGATTCCCGCTTATCCAAAAAATAGACGTAAGTAAAAAACATACCCAGGCATTAATTCTTTCACCAACCCGTGAACTATGCCTGCAAATTACCAATGAATTAAAGAATTACTCTAAATTTGAAAAAGGCTTAAATCCTGTTGCCATCTATGGTGGTGCCAGCATTACAGACCAGGCCAGACAAATTGAACGTGGCGCACAAATTATTGTAGCTACCCCGGGACGCATGCAGGATATGATTAATCGTAACCTGGTAAATATTTCTAAAATAGAATATTGTGTTTTAGATGAAGCCGATGAGATGCTTAATATGGGCTTCTTTGAAGACATTAAGGCCATTCTTTCTCATACCCCAAAAGAAAAGCATACCTGGTTATTTTCTGCAACAATGCCAAAAGAAGTTGCAACTATTGCCAAGAAATTTATGCGTACCCCTATTGAAATTACCGTAGGTTCTAAAAACCAGGGAACATCTAATGTTTCCCATGAGTTTTACCTGGTAAATTCAAGACAACGTTACGAAGCTTTAAAAAGATTGGCAGATGCTAATCCAGATATCTTTTCGGTGATTTTTTGTCGAACAAAAAGAGATACTCAAAAAGTTGCTGAAAAACTTATTGAAGATGGTTATAGCGCCGCAGCTTTGCACGGTGACCTTAGCCAGAATCAACGTGATTTGGTTATGAAGAGCTTTAGGAATAAACAAATCCAGATGCTGGTTGCTACTGATGTTGCCGCTCGTGGAATTGATGTAGATGATATTACCCACGTAATCAACTACCAACTTCCTGATGAAATTGAAACTTACACTCACCGTAGTGGCCGTACCGGTCGTGCAGGAAAGAGCGGAGTTTCCATGGTAATTGTTACCAAAAGTGAAATGCGTAAAATCAAAAGTATTGAACGTATTATTCAGCAAAAATTTGAGCAAAAAGATATTCCAGACGGAATGGAAATTTGCCGTGTACAATTGTTTCACCTTGCAAATGACATTAAGGAAACGAAAATAAATCACGATATAGATGCTTACCTCCCTGGAATTAACGAGGTTTTAGAAGATTTCACTAAGGAAGAGCTTATTAAAAAGTTCTTTTCTGTAGAATTCACAAGATTCTTCAACTATTATAAAAATTCTGAAGGCTTAAGTTCACCTTCTGCTCCTGCAGATGGAGGTGGATCTGGAGATTCTACACGTTACTTTATAAATGTAGGTGCTAAAGATGATTTTGACTGGATGAGCTTAAAGGACTTCCTTAAAGCCACTTTAGATCTTGGACGGGACGATGTTTATAAAGTTGATGTCAAAGACAGCTTCTCTTTTTTTAATACCGATGCAAAAAACACTGAAACTGTTTTAAGTACTTTTAAAGACTTTAAACATCAGGGTAGATATATTAATGTTGAAGAAACTACAGATACCGGCGGACGTGGAAAACGTGGTGGCGGTGGCGGTGGCCGAAAAGGCGGCAAATTCAACAAAGGCGGCGGCAAACCTGACTTTAAAGGAGGTGGACGTAGACGTTCAGACGATTTTAAAGGTGGATCGGGTAAAGGAAAAAAATCTGGAAACCGTAGCAAAAATATTGAAAGCTCTATTAAAAGAAGACGCAGCAAAAATTAA
- a CDS encoding chalcone isomerase family protein — MKKLLVLFVAVLGLNLTSAQTEIGGATLPNTVEYGSEKLTLNGAGVREKFWMDMYAGGLYLKNKSNKASEIMNKDEAMAIKLHIVSKMITSKRMIDAVTEGFENSTGGNTAPISSEIKKFISFFEDEINKEDVFDIVYLPGKGSVIYKNGNESGVIKGMEFKKALFGIWLSNNPADEDLKEGMLGKQ; from the coding sequence ATGAAAAAACTATTAGTACTTTTTGTTGCCGTTCTTGGCTTAAACCTGACTTCAGCACAAACCGAAATTGGTGGTGCAACCTTACCAAATACTGTAGAATACGGTTCTGAAAAATTAACGCTTAATGGCGCCGGAGTAAGAGAGAAATTCTGGATGGATATGTATGCCGGTGGACTCTACCTTAAAAATAAATCAAATAAGGCTTCAGAAATCATGAATAAAGATGAAGCTATGGCAATAAAATTGCACATTGTTTCAAAAATGATTACCAGTAAGCGAATGATTGATGCGGTAACCGAAGGTTTTGAAAATTCAACCGGTGGAAATACTGCTCCAATTTCTTCTGAAATCAAAAAATTTATAAGTTTTTTTGAGGATGAGATCAATAAAGAAGACGTTTTTGATATCGTTTACCTACCAGGAAAAGGTTCGGTAATCTATAAGAATGGAAATGAAAGCGGAGTTATTAAAGGAATGGAGTTTAAAAAAGCTTTATTTGGAATATGGCTTTCCAACAACCCGGCAGATGAAGACCTTAAAGAAGGTATGCTGGGTAAACAATAG
- the priA gene encoding primosomal protein N', whose amino-acid sequence MAYFIDVILPLPLQKRFTYSITKAEAEFLEEGMRVAVPFGKTKVYTGITAKIHENAPQVYEAKPINQILDKNPLVTKHQLKFWSWIASYYMCVEGDVLKAALPGAFLLESESIVQLIKDAEIDENELKDEEYLVIEALQRQSSVKIQEVMKILDKKTVLPVINALVEKGLVVLNQEIYEQYKPKKIRFVKLNPVYDQEAKMHQLLDELEKAPKQKEALLSFFSIKAQHKKPLKVKELSDKSGVSAAIIKSLVKKEILLEYYEKTDRVSFQGESSATGIQLSELQQKAFSEIENGLKEQEVCLFHGITSSGKTEIYIKLIEEVIAKGQQALYVLPEIALTTQLIERLRAYFGDKVLVYHSKYSVNERVEVYRHILEDSDKARIVIGARSSIFLPFANLGLVVVDEEHETSFKQFDPAPRYHARDAAIVLANFFKAKTILGSATPSLESYFNAKHHKYSFVELNRRYGDVLEPAIEIVDIKTKYKKKEMKGHFSDRMLAEIKETLDGGEQVILFQNRRGFSPVLECNTCGHSPQCPNCDVSLTYHSHNNQLRCHYCGYHIAMQKKCMACDSSEITTKGFGTEQIETELKTIFPDYKTARMDQDTTRGKYAYEKLITAFEQQEIDILIGTQMLTKGLDFRKVNLVGIMNADNLLNFPDFRAHERSFQLMLQVAGRAGRTKKRGKVLIQSYNPHHQIIQQVSMGDYAGMYKDQLEERYNYKYPPFHRLIRITLKCRDFSKTNDAADWLAVGIKNVFKENVLGPEFPPVARIRNEYYKNILLKIPQQQSLGKTKEVLQRIMESFKSIGAFRSVKVVINVDPI is encoded by the coding sequence ATGGCTTATTTTATAGATGTTATTTTACCGCTCCCTTTACAGAAACGCTTCACTTATTCAATAACTAAAGCAGAAGCAGAATTTTTAGAGGAAGGTATGCGTGTTGCTGTTCCATTTGGGAAGACTAAAGTATATACCGGTATTACGGCTAAAATTCACGAAAATGCGCCACAGGTTTATGAAGCGAAGCCCATAAATCAGATTTTAGATAAAAACCCCTTAGTAACAAAACATCAACTTAAATTTTGGTCGTGGATTGCTTCTTATTATATGTGTGTTGAAGGGGATGTTTTAAAAGCCGCTCTTCCTGGAGCTTTTTTATTGGAAAGTGAAAGCATTGTACAACTTATTAAAGATGCTGAGATTGATGAAAATGAGCTGAAAGATGAAGAATACTTGGTGATTGAAGCTTTGCAACGGCAGTCTTCGGTAAAGATACAGGAAGTAATGAAAATCCTGGATAAAAAAACCGTCCTACCAGTTATTAATGCTTTGGTTGAGAAAGGTTTAGTGGTTTTAAACCAGGAAATTTACGAGCAATATAAACCTAAAAAAATACGCTTTGTAAAATTGAATCCGGTTTATGATCAAGAAGCTAAAATGCACCAGCTTTTAGATGAACTGGAAAAAGCACCAAAGCAGAAAGAAGCTTTACTAAGTTTTTTTAGTATAAAAGCGCAGCATAAGAAACCTTTAAAAGTAAAGGAGCTAAGCGATAAATCGGGGGTTTCTGCAGCGATCATTAAAAGCCTTGTGAAAAAGGAAATTCTACTTGAGTATTATGAAAAAACCGATAGGGTAAGTTTCCAGGGAGAATCTTCAGCAACAGGCATTCAATTAAGTGAACTTCAGCAAAAAGCTTTTTCAGAAATAGAAAACGGATTAAAAGAACAGGAGGTTTGTTTATTTCACGGAATAACTTCCTCGGGAAAGACTGAAATCTACATCAAACTCATTGAAGAAGTTATCGCTAAAGGCCAGCAGGCACTTTATGTTTTACCGGAAATCGCTTTAACTACCCAATTAATTGAACGTTTACGAGCTTATTTTGGTGATAAGGTTTTGGTTTACCATAGCAAATATTCGGTAAATGAAAGGGTAGAAGTGTACAGGCATATCTTGGAAGATTCAGATAAAGCAAGAATTGTAATTGGTGCACGCTCCTCAATATTTTTACCTTTTGCTAATTTGGGATTAGTGGTTGTAGATGAAGAACATGAAACTTCTTTCAAACAATTTGATCCTGCACCTCGATATCACGCCAGGGATGCTGCGATTGTGTTGGCGAATTTTTTCAAAGCTAAAACCATTTTAGGTTCTGCGACACCTTCTTTAGAGTCATATTTTAACGCAAAGCATCATAAATATTCTTTTGTAGAATTAAACCGCAGATATGGCGATGTGTTAGAACCTGCTATTGAAATTGTAGATATAAAAACTAAATACAAGAAGAAAGAAATGAAAGGGCATTTTTCTGATAGAATGCTCGCTGAGATTAAGGAGACTCTGGATGGTGGAGAACAGGTAATCTTATTTCAAAATCGCAGGGGTTTTTCCCCGGTTTTAGAATGCAACACTTGTGGGCATTCGCCACAATGTCCCAATTGTGATGTGAGTTTAACGTATCATAGCCATAATAATCAATTAAGATGTCACTATTGCGGTTATCATATAGCAATGCAAAAGAAATGTATGGCCTGTGATAGTTCAGAAATTACCACCAAAGGTTTTGGAACCGAACAAATTGAAACCGAATTAAAAACAATTTTTCCTGATTATAAAACTGCCAGAATGGATCAGGATACTACTCGTGGGAAATATGCTTACGAAAAACTGATTACTGCCTTTGAGCAACAGGAAATAGATATCTTAATAGGGACACAAATGCTTACTAAAGGACTTGACTTTAGAAAAGTAAATCTAGTGGGAATTATGAATGCCGATAATTTGTTGAATTTCCCTGATTTTAGAGCGCATGAGCGTAGTTTTCAACTGATGCTCCAGGTAGCTGGTAGGGCAGGGAGAACTAAAAAGCGCGGGAAAGTATTGATTCAAAGTTATAATCCACATCACCAGATTATTCAGCAGGTTTCTATGGGAGATTATGCGGGAATGTACAAAGATCAATTAGAAGAGCGTTATAACTATAAATATCCGCCATTTCATAGATTGATTAGAATCACTTTAAAATGTCGGGATTTTTCAAAAACTAACGACGCTGCAGATTGGCTGGCTGTAGGGATAAAAAATGTTTTTAAAGAAAATGTACTCGGTCCAGAATTTCCTCCGGTAGCAAGGATAAGGAATGAATATTATAAGAATATTTTGCTCAAAATTCCTCAGCAACAATCTTTGGGAAAAACAAAGGAAGTATTACAACGAATTATGGAAAGTTTTAAATCTATTGGTGCTTTTAGGAGTGTGAAGGTGGTGATTAATGTAGATCCTATATAA
- a CDS encoding carboxypeptidase-like regulatory domain-containing protein, with protein MKKSLFTLLLLFFTIQAFSQDVVSGTVMNAADDKPIEKVHIVNLNQVKGAVSQEDGTFELQATVNDTLYFSYLGFRPIKVRVTNDWLKFGNVKVKMTELGIALEEVVLKPVTLTGYLEIDARNIPIYENTRYSISGLNSGYEGEDNSASAVSRTLGAIFNPADLMNNIFGKKPQQMRKLRKMKEDDEIRTLLRNKFDRETLIALLPVNKVEIDEILQRCNYSKDFLRSANDLQILDALSGCYEEYRVLQRD; from the coding sequence ATGAAGAAATCCCTTTTTACCCTTTTACTACTTTTTTTTACTATTCAGGCATTTTCACAGGATGTGGTATCGGGAACCGTTATGAACGCCGCCGATGACAAACCTATTGAAAAGGTTCATATCGTTAACCTCAACCAGGTTAAAGGTGCCGTTAGCCAGGAAGATGGAACTTTTGAGTTACAGGCCACTGTTAATGATACTCTTTATTTCTCTTATCTAGGCTTTAGACCCATAAAAGTGAGAGTAACAAACGACTGGCTTAAATTTGGAAATGTAAAGGTAAAAATGACCGAGTTGGGAATTGCTTTAGAAGAAGTAGTTTTAAAACCGGTTACACTTACTGGCTATTTAGAGATTGACGCTAGAAATATTCCTATTTATGAAAATACACGTTACAGCATTTCTGGATTAAATTCTGGTTATGAAGGCGAGGACAATTCTGCCAGTGCTGTTTCCCGTACCCTGGGAGCCATTTTCAATCCTGCAGACCTAATGAATAACATTTTTGGTAAAAAGCCACAACAAATGCGAAAGTTAAGGAAGATGAAGGAAGATGATGAAATAAGAACACTTCTTAGAAATAAATTTGACAGAGAAACGCTTATAGCACTACTTCCTGTAAATAAAGTAGAGATTGACGAAATTTTGCAACGTTGCAATTACTCGAAAGATTTTTTAAGATCGGCTAACGATCTTCAAATACTGGATGCGTTAAGTGGATGTTATGAAGAATATCGAGTTTTACAACGGGATTAG